gaGCCAAagatatatgtttatgtttcTTGGGAGAGGGACAAGATAATGGCGAAACGGCTTTATTTTGGACCGTTTTGGAACAGAACAGTTTTTTGTCCGTATATTAACGtcagtttttataaaaatttacggGAAAATGATGCAGAAGTAAGAATGATaatcatataaacaaattttgttcagttatataaaattttaatatattttaattaattaaatgataatagATTTTGTCtggtaaaaattaattactttggaagcaaattaaatatgtttttaatatttaaattttaatataaataaaaaggcTTTTTAGATTGTGTAGCACTTTTTCactttaatataaattgaaaacacacattttaacaattaaaaaatttaacataattgaaatatatagaaaaaattcatgttaaatttaatttacatgtAGACATTAAAAagcttaattaataatttataatatttattaataatttattatacaaatttatgttaaaatttactTAGCATCTTCTGCTCCCATCATTTCATGTCTGCCTCTTTCATGCTTCAaaatttgaacttgtttttTTGGTGGGTATGCTTTTTTTTATCTGCACAAATAATTTCACTTTCATCCCCAATAAATGCAAAATTAGAAACTCGACCCAAATTGTCTGAAGTGGGtactaaaaaaactcaaaactaTTAAGGAGCATTGGAAACTTCTACACAAGTCTCGTGGGGAGTGCAAAATTCCAAATATCTTATGCATGTGCATTCATCCAGCCATTTCAGcatttttaataaagttatcATTCTAATTTTGATATGATAATATACTCtgcaaattaatattaataaaaaaataaaatctcaatattaataattttaataccatcttaaaataattattctaataaaatttattacgTTATCATTTATCGGATTGTTGTTGAATcgtcaacaaatatttaatttcatgttttgcattttaaattctcactatccaaaatatattaaaaatataatattaaatagaaataaaattaaattatagcATATTTGTGAGACAAAGCACTTTATATAAATGAGAGAGctaactttataaattaatttgtaaaaataaaattaattttataaaaataagttagtgTTAAagtatttcttaataaaatagtttaaaaaaattacttgaatgattttatttttggccaattaaagaattaaatatatggattatgatattttatcaattttttaacaactttttcacAACAGATTATTATGTtctcattttattggtctatataaaataatataaaattataattataaaaatatataattttaattattaaaaaaattattaaaattttaaatacttttatttatgtttttaatatttatatgtgttattttatttgaatagctaattttattgaaatttaattaaatttatgtttatatacttttagaaaattaagtttatttttttatttttagttaaaattattttttttatcatttttagtaTATGCAATTTTTTACATAACATGAAGGataaataaatttggtggttccTATTTTTACTGGTTTTCTTCAAATAGGTCCCTGCATTTTCAAGTTGATCAGTTTGGTCcctgattttgaaaaattagagcAATTAAGTCCATTCTGTTAACTTCTCTAGACAACGTTAAAAATTGTGCTTGCTGGCAGGAGGTGGTGTCATTTTCGAAACACGTGACACATAACCACTTTATGACGTGACACATAGCCACATTTCTTGCCTAGATCTCTGCCGAAACCCAACATCACCATCCCCCTACCGTATTCACTCTGCGATTCCCCTATCCGATTGTGCTAAcaacatcatcttcttcatctcctTGTTACCCCTATTCCTGGTTCCCCTATAAAGGAAAAATGCAAAGACCCAATAAAAAAACCTCTCGCACACAACCTCTGATTCCTTTcctctacaaaaaaaaaaataaccacaAAAACCGATCTCGCATAATCCAAAAAGCTCCAACTCAATCACTTCCTAGCATCCACTATATCTCCCATCATCATCTCGTCAATCCATTTTAACACACTATCATCATCATAGAGTCAGCAAAAATCTCACACAGAACATCATAGAATGAAACAACCcacttaaaatcaaattaaatgtttCGATTTCTTGAGTTTTAGAGTAATACAAGGGAGGGTATATGTCCATCAAATTTCACCCATGAACTAGTTACCCAACCCACCTTTCTATTCTTTTGAAAGTTGCAAGGACCCCATTAACCTCACCGGCAACGTCCAGTTTCATTGGTAACACGGTGACGCCCATTTTCATTGACGACGACGGTTTCGTTCGAGGAAGAAGGTTGATTCGCGCGAGGGTTTCGATGAAGGACGGGGTCACCGGTGATGATGCGACGACGAGCTTCTTCTCGCGATGGAAGATGCAAAGGACGGGGTCACCGACGATGATGTGACGATGAGCTTCTTCTCGCGACAGAAGATGCGAAGGACGAGGCGTAATGGGGGCGATGGCGTCGCGACCAACGGTGACTCCGGTGGGACGTGGCGTCTCCGGTGACACCAAGACCGAAGAGGATGGTGGTGCAACGACTGGATTCGAAGAAGTGGTTGTGCGAATCCCAATCCTAGGTTGGCTCGAGAGACTGAGACGTTGTGAGTTTGGGAAGTGTGTGTTGGAAGTGAGGTGGAATGAAGTGAATAATTTAAGTCTACGTCATAAGGTGGTTGTGTCACGTGTTTCAAAAATGACACCTCCTCCTGCCAGCAAGCACGATTTTTAACGCCGTTAAAAGAAATTAACGGAATggatttaattgttttaatttttcaaaattagaaaccAAATTGATCAACTTGAAAATACAGGACCCCATTTGAAAAAACCAGCAAAAATAGGGACACTGAATCTATTTAACCtaacatgaaataaataagaaacattAATTACTTAAATGTGTAATGTTAGatcttttattaaattacataaaaattaagtaataattaaagataatacaattaattgtgtttataaaattaaaataactagtaataaatttaaaatataaaaaagaaagaaaatgaaataaaagtctTACAATGTAATAAAAGCTAGTTAAGATACTGATACTGCAATGAAAACAGAACATGTAGAAGTGTGGTACTCCAATTAATTTACCTTGTACATAAATTTTAGCTTCTCAATGTTCACCTCACATTGCAGTTTCCTACTTTCCATTCTCATCCCCACCCCCCAAACCTAACCAGCTAAGCTACTTATCACTAACAGGGAAACACTAACTTCCCTAATCTTCTTTCACAATAAAAACCGCAGAGAATCCCGGCATCAGCCCCTATAAATCAACCTCTGCAACAAAGCCATTCCATTATACTAACATttatctcttcctctttctctctctctctctctctctctctctctctctctctcttcttgcTTTCTTCAAGCAATGGCCAAAACCATGCCATTAGTTCTGTTCATGCTCCTTGTCAGTGTCTTTGCTGAAGAGCTTTACACTCTTCCTTCACCTCACCCTCCCACATCAGCCCCACTTCACCCCCCAACTTACCCACCTGCAAACGCCCctcaccaccatcaccaccaccaccactcaCCGGCACCAGCCCCTGCACCTCTCCACCCGCATTACCCTCCAGCCCCTGCTCACCCTCCaactcatcatcatcaccatcacccTTCTGCTCCTGTTCATCCTCCTCTCAACCCTCCGCTTGTTCCAGTTCACCCTCCTCTTAACCCTCCAGTTCCACTTCATCCTCCTGTCAAGCCTCCTGTTCCCGTTCACCCTCCCGTTCCAGTTCCAGTTCACCCTCCTGTCAAGCCTTCGGTTCCAGTTCACCCTCCTGTCAAGCCTTCGGTTCCAGTTCACCCTCCTGTCAAGCCTCCGGTTCCAGTTCACCCTCCGGTTCCTGCTCACCCTCCTGTTCCAGTGCACCCCTTCCCTAGAAGCTTTGTGGCAGTTCAAGGTGTTGTCTACGTCAAGTCCTGCAAGTATGCTGGAGTTGACACTCTCTTAGGAGCCACACCACTGCTTGGTTAGTCTCCTTTATCTACTTTTTAACCTTGCTTCCTTTTGTCTGCTGCAAGCTTATCATATACTGATACTAAATGTTTTGAATACCTTATTGCTGTTCCATCCAAGTACACATTTTTTGCTTCCAGGGAAGTAaactgtttaaaaaataatgtcttgcagattttgttttatactttttagatctggtctttttatttgtttctctaCTATTTTTCGGCTATCTAATTTGTTTGCTGTTTAGTACATTTCTAGTTCAACCAGACGAGGATCTAGGTAGATcaagttaactttttttattttattttgtatatttctgaaatttttttatttgtatggaTACCTATGCCCGAGGGATGTTATTAATATTTCCCGTGCATTTACATCGTATTCAAGTTGAGAATAGTCATGGTATGTGTTATACTCTCAAGTTGCTCTTTCCAATGCATGGCTGTAGCTTGAtttaaggaaagaaaatttttcaaaagcaaAACCCGGAAGAAATGAGTGTGTTTTTCAACATAATGTAGTGATCTTTAGTTTCGCATCTCAAGGCAAAATAAACCAATGAGTTGGTTTGTGTATGtgattgagagagagaaagggagatTTCAAAACAGCAATTACTTTGTGGTAAAGTTGATTTGTCGTTTCACGAAAGCTGCACGGTTTCTGAGATCAGGACTTTGTTTGTTGTGACTGTTTTCACCATTGTGTAATGGTGACCCTTTTTACTCTTATTGTGAAATGACAATGTTATCCCAATCTTGATAAACGACAAGAGATGAGTGTGGTGATGGTTTGAAACTGCAGGTGCTGTTGTGAAGCTCCAATGCAACAACACGAAGTACAAGCTGGTCGAAACCACCAAGAGTGACAAGAACGGTTACTTCTACGTGGAAGCGCCGAGGAGGATCACAACGTACGGGGCTCACAAGTGCAATGTGGTTCTGGTTAGTGCACCCGGTGGCCTGAAAGCCTCAAATCTCCATGGTGGTGTCACTGGTGCTGTTCTGAGGCCAGAGAAGCCATTTTTGTCTAAGAAGCTTCCCTTTGTGCTCTACACTGTTGGGCCTCTGGCGTTTGAGCCAAAATGCCATTATTAGAAACAAAAGATTTGAATGGATTGTGTATGGGTTTGTTTCTGTTGTGGCTTATGTATCTCAATCTTTATGTGTTTTCCGTTTGTAGTGTTCTGAGTTTGAACTGATATCATACACAAAATAAGTGACATAGTTCTcgtatgaattgttaatttagTGTAAAAGAAATGTTGTTTATGCTTTTTTATTAAGATGCTGCTGTCTCTTTTTTACTATTGGTCTTCATTCTTCAATGTTCCTATAATCTTCTATTGGTTTAGCTACgtttatattcttaaattttcaaaGGAAAGTGGTAGCCTAAACTTTTCTAAAAGGATCATGAAACATTTGACACCTTATATATACACCTATTTCcttgtctttgttttttctgcttttaaaaatagaaaagtttatttattacagtctgttttaataaaatatactaagACTATCCTTaggtaaaataaattcaatttattacagtctgttttaataaatatcatgGTATGTATTAATactgaaagataaaaaagtaataatttatttgtaataaattcaatttattacaGTCTGCTTTAATAAATGTCATGATTAATACTGtaaagttaaaagaattcaaatattaatttatttatgatatttgatattatattctaaaatagtttttgtattcttttgatACGGTTTAATGTTTGTTTAGTTTAGACAAAAAGGtggggaaaagaagaaagagaaaaaggagatgaAGATGTTTGTATACGGAGAAAGATGATATAAAGTAgagaaaaaataagtaaaagaattGTAGTTGgttttaaagtattttaatagcataataaacaactaaaatattttttccattaaAACTTAATGAGAATGAATACAAACccaaattaaaatgtaattaattataaaatattataattaggTATTTTGATTTTAGAGTTAGAAATAATTAGGTTATTCAAATATCAAATGTAAcaataaatcattattattactttacacctacttttatttatataaattataataaatttttatttatcatcgctatgatcaattattttttaatagtaattaTTAAGTTGATTTGTGTTAATATTTACAGAAGTTCTTAATCATTGATCGGTAACTCAAATGATCAGTCAGATTTTTTTATGAGACAAtacaactttatttattttatcaatcaCTCTATTGGATCAATTTGATAATCTTATATTGGGGTTAATAAAACTGGTCTGCATTGGACCGGTTATGCTTGTACCATACATAAGCCATCCAAGCTCGAGTAGTCGAGGATTGGCTACGATGGGATGAAAGCTCTATGGAAGTAATTTGGTAGTATCCTTTGGTATTGACATTTGATCGGATgtatttgaaaatgttattgttGACTTGCACCTTGTGTCGTGTGTTGTCAGTTCTGATGTAGGATACGAGGTGACATGTGTTTTC
This genomic stretch from Vigna radiata var. radiata cultivar VC1973A chromosome 7, Vradiata_ver6, whole genome shotgun sequence harbors:
- the LOC106769566 gene encoding non-classical arabinogalactan protein 31; its protein translation is MAKTMPLVLFMLLVSVFAEELYTLPSPHPPTSAPLHPPTYPPANAPHHHHHHHHSPAPAPAPLHPHYPPAPAHPPTHHHHHHPSAPVHPPLNPPLVPVHPPLNPPVPLHPPVKPPVPVHPPVPVPVHPPVKPSVPVHPPVKPSVPVHPPVKPPVPVHPPVPAHPPVPVHPFPRSFVAVQGVVYVKSCKYAGVDTLLGATPLLGAVVKLQCNNTKYKLVETTKSDKNGYFYVEAPRRITTYGAHKCNVVLVSAPGGLKASNLHGGVTGAVLRPEKPFLSKKLPFVLYTVGPLAFEPKCHY